A genomic segment from Nitratiruptor sp. YY08-10 encodes:
- a CDS encoding c-type cytochrome — protein sequence MKKMWTLLAIALCLIVADTNESIGAKLYTKHGCYGCHGINAEGANNFPKLAGKSETYIQKRLFGYKKGLIHSNRANMMAPFAKALSDEEIKIIAHYLHVLGKKKKLFDEERYFQDYEVGTSSGS from the coding sequence ATGAAAAAGATGTGGACTCTTTTAGCTATTGCACTGTGTTTAATTGTAGCAGACACCAATGAATCAATTGGTGCGAAACTCTATACAAAACATGGATGTTACGGTTGCCATGGTATTAACGCCGAAGGTGCAAACAATTTTCCAAAACTTGCTGGAAAAAGTGAAACATATATACAAAAACGACTATTCGGATACAAAAAAGGATTAATCCACTCCAACAGAGCCAACATGATGGCACCTTTTGCAAAAGCTTTGAGTGATGAGGAGATTAAAATAATTGCACACTATCTTCATGTATTGGGGAAAAAGAAAAAACTATTTGATGAAGAGCGCTATTTTCAAGATTACGAAGTTGGAACAAGTAGTGGAAGTTAA
- a CDS encoding molybdopterin-dependent oxidoreductase, whose protein sequence is MSFIESRRNFLKGTAAAAVAGIAVSKGVFETIAEANVQETTKFTNTPKELNFYPPLEEWDDFKELDGDDWKRGGINRKGVQSEENPDGIYVNDYVIVPTVCSNCEAGCGLTAWVDKKSMVVKKYMGNPLHTGSRGRNCAKGYAVWSQMYDPDRVPFPLKRAPGSKRGEGKWVRVTWDDAMKEIGKKVAELLEKGDEVSRKMFIYHVGRPNENGFSGKVPHTLGFDGFDSHTNICSAGARQGSIQWANDDRNSPDWANSRLIFLQSSHAADAGHYFQQSAGLIADARKKGAKLVVIDPRLSNSAGMADLWLPVWPGTEAALYLYLANRVLHEKKKNGEDMVDHQFVKNWVNWKKLMKDKEYLNFIKEKGYISRLPKDESYESFIELLKDMYKPYDLDFVVKECKLEGQEYKLEQLWEMIQDAGDKISTYLWRAGTIGHRGGWMNTRSGFLLLALTGALKGDIGGVSWHHWHEVSVNGKFFKATVAGKAPERVDTWNDYSWPPEYPLSTYEMSFLLPHLIMDDEWREKWNKRGFKVAEKIAVWVPRMYNPVWINPDGFRWIEALKREDKFELTFNLSPTWSETNWYCDYVLPTGLSGERHDQQSAPTKPEQWTAFRQPALRVALEKMGWKPKDPTRATLEAHIKAGLGEIWEENEFWANLFVHYVDPDGKYGVKQYWASKEDPSRAITIAELYDAAFANLPKLKKAAKAAYPNSKYPCYEFMRDRGAWTEETDIYKPQEEEIPFDGEYYTVHGKKIHKNHVEKDEYDVLYHDGKPFGIEIDGKVYHGFHTPDKRLDFYVDWLAKEYQWPEYAIPIYPRNEKERKEMVHLVTQVHHDYIKDKNQFALNTIYRLPYNIHTRSVNSKHLMEISQNHNPIWIHTSDAKRLGIKKGEKIRVKIVDTVSGLESGYFVGMAIPTEATRPGVLACSHHAGRWKLKNAVEIPGFEHKLGVMGLGAPLYKMEMDGKIGKMRAKEGIKAGMLKREDSWQFKEINKDLDNIWWDGLTGAWQNAVAPVHPDPIAGNHAWHQMVYIEKAKPGDKYGDVYVNYENNFKTYQAWRDKLTRPVSEKMKFRRPPWIKRPATPLTLRAYKNPMYKG, encoded by the coding sequence ATGAGTTTTATTGAAAGTAGAAGAAATTTTCTAAAAGGAACAGCAGCAGCTGCAGTTGCAGGAATTGCTGTAAGTAAAGGCGTTTTTGAGACCATCGCCGAAGCGAATGTGCAAGAGACAACAAAATTTACCAATACTCCAAAAGAGTTAAACTTCTATCCACCTTTAGAAGAGTGGGATGATTTCAAAGAGCTCGATGGGGATGATTGGAAACGAGGCGGAATTAATAGAAAAGGGGTACAAAGCGAAGAGAACCCAGATGGTATTTATGTCAACGACTATGTGATCGTTCCAACAGTATGTAGTAACTGTGAGGCAGGATGTGGTTTGACTGCATGGGTCGATAAAAAAAGCATGGTTGTTAAAAAATATATGGGTAACCCTTTGCATACAGGAAGCCGTGGTAGAAACTGTGCAAAAGGGTATGCCGTTTGGTCACAAATGTATGATCCAGACAGGGTTCCTTTCCCGCTCAAACGTGCTCCTGGAAGTAAAAGAGGTGAAGGGAAATGGGTCCGGGTAACATGGGATGATGCAATGAAAGAGATCGGTAAAAAAGTAGCCGAACTTCTTGAAAAAGGCGATGAAGTAAGTAGAAAAATGTTCATCTACCATGTCGGCCGACCAAATGAGAATGGATTTAGTGGAAAAGTACCTCATACTCTTGGATTTGACGGATTTGATTCCCATACAAACATCTGTAGTGCGGGAGCTCGACAAGGATCGATCCAGTGGGCAAATGATGATAGGAACTCACCAGACTGGGCAAACAGCCGACTTATTTTCTTGCAATCTTCTCACGCTGCAGATGCCGGGCACTATTTCCAACAAAGTGCTGGACTTATTGCGGATGCAAGAAAAAAAGGTGCAAAACTCGTTGTAATCGATCCAAGACTTTCAAACAGCGCCGGTATGGCAGATTTGTGGCTTCCAGTTTGGCCTGGAACAGAAGCTGCGTTGTATCTTTACCTAGCAAATAGAGTACTTCATGAGAAGAAGAAAAATGGTGAAGATATGGTTGACCATCAATTTGTGAAAAATTGGGTCAACTGGAAGAAACTGATGAAAGATAAAGAATACCTAAACTTTATCAAAGAAAAAGGATACATCAGTAGGCTTCCAAAAGATGAGAGCTATGAGAGTTTCATTGAACTGCTTAAAGATATGTATAAGCCTTATGATTTGGATTTTGTTGTAAAAGAGTGTAAACTCGAAGGGCAAGAGTATAAGTTAGAGCAGCTTTGGGAAATGATCCAAGATGCTGGAGATAAAATAAGCACTTATCTATGGCGTGCAGGTACGATTGGCCACAGAGGCGGATGGATGAACACTAGAAGTGGTTTCTTGCTTCTTGCACTCACCGGTGCACTTAAAGGGGATATTGGTGGAGTGAGCTGGCACCATTGGCATGAAGTGAGTGTTAATGGCAAATTTTTCAAAGCGACAGTTGCTGGAAAAGCGCCAGAGCGTGTCGATACATGGAATGACTATTCATGGCCGCCTGAGTATCCACTCTCTACATATGAGATGAGTTTCTTGCTTCCTCACCTTATTATGGATGATGAGTGGAGAGAAAAATGGAATAAACGAGGATTTAAAGTAGCGGAAAAAATAGCTGTATGGGTACCACGTATGTATAACCCAGTTTGGATCAATCCAGATGGTTTTCGATGGATAGAAGCACTGAAGCGAGAAGACAAGTTTGAATTAACATTCAATCTTTCACCAACCTGGAGTGAGACAAACTGGTATTGTGATTATGTCTTGCCAACAGGGCTTTCCGGTGAGAGACACGATCAGCAATCCGCTCCAACAAAACCAGAACAGTGGACAGCGTTTCGTCAGCCAGCTCTAAGAGTAGCGCTTGAAAAGATGGGTTGGAAACCAAAAGATCCAACGAGGGCAACACTTGAAGCGCATATCAAAGCTGGACTTGGTGAGATTTGGGAAGAGAATGAGTTTTGGGCGAATCTGTTTGTACACTATGTTGATCCAGATGGAAAATATGGTGTAAAACAGTACTGGGCTAGCAAAGAGGATCCAAGCCGAGCTATTACAATAGCTGAGCTTTATGATGCAGCATTTGCTAACTTGCCGAAATTGAAAAAAGCGGCAAAAGCAGCTTATCCTAACAGTAAATATCCTTGCTATGAGTTTATGCGAGATCGGGGTGCATGGACAGAAGAGACAGATATCTATAAACCGCAGGAAGAAGAGATTCCTTTTGATGGGGAATACTACACTGTTCATGGCAAAAAGATCCATAAAAATCATGTTGAAAAAGATGAATACGATGTACTCTACCATGATGGAAAGCCGTTTGGTATCGAGATTGATGGAAAAGTGTATCATGGATTCCATACGCCAGATAAGAGACTTGACTTTTATGTCGACTGGCTTGCAAAAGAGTATCAATGGCCAGAGTATGCGATTCCTATCTATCCAAGAAACGAAAAAGAGCGAAAAGAGATGGTGCATCTCGTGACGCAAGTACATCACGATTACATCAAAGATAAGAACCAATTTGCGCTCAATACCATTTACAGATTGCCATATAACATCCATACAAGAAGTGTCAACTCTAAGCACTTGATGGAGATCAGTCAAAACCACAACCCGATCTGGATCCATACAAGCGATGCGAAACGACTTGGTATCAAAAAAGGTGAAAAGATACGGGTGAAAATCGTCGATACTGTAAGTGGATTAGAGAGCGGATATTTTGTCGGTATGGCTATTCCAACGGAAGCAACGAGACCGGGAGTTCTTGCATGTTCACACCACGCAGGACGATGGAAACTCAAAAATGCTGTTGAAATACCGGGATTCGAGCACAAGCTTGGTGTCATGGGTCTTGGAGCTCCACTGTATAAGATGGAGATGGATGGAAAAATCGGTAAAATGCGAGCGAAAGAGGGTATCAAAGCTGGCATGTTGAAACGAGAAGACAGCTGGCAATTCAAAGAGATCAACAAAGATCTTGACAATATCTGGTGGGATGGTTTGACAGGAGCATGGCAAAATGCGGTTGCTCCAGTACATCCGGATCCAATTGCAGGGAACCATGCATGGCATCAGATGGTTTACATTGAAAAAGCAAAACCGGGTGATAAGTATGGTGATGTCTATGTCAATTATGAAAACAACTTCAAAACATATCAGGCATGGAGAGACAAACTGACAAGACCGGTTAGTGAAAAGATGAAATTCAGACGTCCGCCTTGGATCAAACGACCTGCAACTCCATTGACTCTCAGAGCCTACAAAAACCCAATGTATAAAGGGTAA
- the pstS gene encoding phosphate ABC transporter substrate-binding protein PstS, translating into MLKKAGLIASAAIMLVTAANADKISGAGATFPVPLYYEWAYDYEKLTGVEVNYQSIGSGGGIKQISFRTVDFGASDKPLKPRQLNRKKLYQFPAVIGSIVVVYNIPGIADMQLQLENKDLAEIFLGKITFWDDKKIAEDNPGVKLPHKKIVVVHRSDGSGTTFNFTYFLSGVSEAWANSVGTGKAVDWPVGIGGKGNEGVSNLVKQTPYSIGYVEYAYKLQNHFTAAAIQTKSGKWVQPTEENFKAAAAHAKWGPKNHFYQVLALQPGDNSYPIVAGTFILLPREKSETNKKVTAFFDWAFRNGDETAKKLGYIPLPASTKEKIQSYWKMHGIAPK; encoded by the coding sequence ATGCTGAAAAAAGCAGGTCTGATAGCTTCAGCTGCTATTATGCTTGTCACTGCGGCTAATGCAGACAAGATCAGCGGAGCAGGAGCGACATTTCCAGTGCCTCTTTATTATGAATGGGCATACGATTATGAAAAGCTCACTGGTGTTGAAGTCAATTATCAATCTATCGGAAGTGGCGGCGGAATCAAACAAATAAGTTTTAGAACAGTTGATTTTGGTGCGAGTGATAAGCCACTGAAGCCAAGACAACTGAACAGAAAAAAACTCTATCAATTTCCGGCAGTTATTGGCAGTATAGTTGTGGTATACAATATTCCAGGAATAGCTGATATGCAGCTTCAACTGGAAAACAAAGATTTGGCCGAAATCTTTCTTGGAAAAATCACGTTTTGGGATGACAAGAAAATCGCTGAAGACAACCCTGGAGTAAAGCTACCTCACAAAAAAATTGTTGTTGTACACAGAAGCGATGGCAGTGGAACGACATTCAACTTCACATATTTTCTCAGCGGTGTTAGTGAAGCGTGGGCAAACAGTGTTGGTACAGGAAAAGCAGTAGACTGGCCGGTAGGGATCGGCGGCAAAGGCAACGAGGGTGTGAGCAATCTTGTCAAACAGACACCATACAGTATCGGATATGTGGAGTATGCATACAAACTCCAAAACCATTTTACCGCTGCAGCAATTCAGACAAAAAGCGGAAAATGGGTACAACCAACAGAAGAAAATTTCAAAGCGGCTGCTGCACATGCAAAATGGGGCCCTAAAAACCACTTCTACCAGGTATTAGCGCTTCAGCCAGGTGACAATAGTTACCCCATTGTCGCAGGAACCTTTATTTTGCTTCCACGAGAAAAAAGCGAGACAAACAAAAAGGTGACCGCTTTTTTTGACTGGGCATTTCGAAATGGAGATGAAACGGCAAAAAAACTCGGATATATACCACTTCCGGCAAGTACGAAAGAGAAAATTCAATCATATTGGAAAATGCACGGAATTGCTCCTAAATAG
- a CDS encoding PhoU domain-containing protein translates to MLKNYQERLKQINKLVSDAAKKVLNAHKIALDSFKNKDIDAFKSVAEMVKTLDNEARDIDNEVVKTIALFGPEASQLRELIAYIKLTNEIVRVGDYAKTYTKNMAKHIKNEIEFTLLDNYIVQLHESAIEALEYSLKMLNTNDLDEVEDLYRKTLVEESKTDEIFTLFEKELLENLCKDTTKLTDFLNVLSSCRKLERTGDRAVEIAKLLMFAKKGGRLENF, encoded by the coding sequence ATGCTTAAAAATTATCAAGAGCGACTTAAACAGATTAACAAACTTGTATCAGATGCCGCCAAGAAGGTACTCAATGCCCATAAAATCGCACTTGATTCATTTAAAAATAAAGATATTGATGCGTTCAAATCGGTTGCCGAGATGGTAAAAACCCTTGATAATGAAGCAAGAGATATCGATAATGAAGTTGTCAAAACTATCGCACTTTTTGGTCCTGAAGCAAGTCAGCTCCGAGAACTGATAGCCTATATCAAACTCACAAATGAGATCGTCCGCGTAGGAGATTATGCCAAAACATATACAAAGAATATGGCAAAACATATCAAAAACGAGATCGAATTTACGCTATTGGATAACTACATTGTTCAACTTCACGAGAGCGCCATAGAAGCACTTGAATACTCTTTAAAGATGCTTAATACAAACGATCTTGATGAAGTAGAAGATCTGTATAGAAAAACACTCGTTGAAGAGAGCAAAACAGATGAGATTTTCACACTTTTCGAAAAAGAGTTGCTTGAAAATCTATGTAAAGATACAACAAAACTTACAGATTTTCTCAATGTCTTGTCTTCATGCAGAAAACTTGAACGTACAGGCGACAGAGCTGTTGAAATTGCAAAACTTTTGATGTTTGCTAAAAAAGGCGGGAGACTGGAAAACTTTTAA
- the pstC gene encoding phosphate ABC transporter permease subunit PstC — protein MRKALDFLFKHIALFSAISILIVLIAIFAILFKEALPAINAFGWKFLVNTRWAPNMDIFGGFPAIYGSIMSTLIAMLIATPMAIGVAIFLTEIAHAKLKGPVGTAIEMLAAIPSIIYGMWGLFFFAPYIREWFGGNGLGLLTAGIVLAIMILPFMAAITRDSMNTIPDVLKESAYALGATKWDVVKDVVIPFAKAGIIGSIILALGRAIGETMAVTFVMGNAHKIPKHLTDPATSIPVTLANEFTEADSDLYYSSLFYLALILFVISFIVIAFAKFYFLRKVRAAK, from the coding sequence ATGAGAAAAGCCCTCGATTTTCTTTTCAAACATATAGCTCTGTTTTCGGCAATCTCTATTTTGATAGTGCTAATCGCTATTTTTGCCATACTCTTCAAAGAAGCACTTCCGGCAATCAACGCCTTTGGCTGGAAATTTCTGGTCAATACCAGATGGGCTCCGAATATGGATATTTTTGGTGGATTTCCTGCAATTTATGGCTCTATTATGTCCACACTTATCGCCATGCTTATCGCAACACCGATGGCAATAGGGGTGGCGATTTTTTTGACAGAAATTGCCCATGCAAAACTCAAGGGACCTGTTGGAACGGCTATTGAGATGCTTGCAGCTATTCCTTCCATTATCTATGGTATGTGGGGTCTCTTTTTCTTCGCACCCTATATCAGGGAGTGGTTTGGCGGCAATGGTCTTGGACTGCTCACTGCCGGTATCGTTCTTGCGATCATGATCTTGCCCTTCATGGCTGCAATTACCAGAGACAGTATGAACACAATACCCGATGTTCTCAAAGAGTCAGCCTATGCGCTTGGAGCAACAAAATGGGATGTAGTCAAAGATGTGGTGATTCCTTTTGCAAAAGCTGGGATCATTGGATCCATTATCTTGGCTCTTGGCAGAGCTATTGGTGAGACAATGGCAGTGACATTTGTTATGGGAAATGCACACAAAATCCCAAAACATCTGACAGATCCGGCAACCAGCATTCCTGTTACTTTGGCAAATGAATTTACAGAAGCCGATAGCGATCTGTACTACTCAAGCCTTTTTTACCTTGCTCTCATATTATTTGTTATCAGTTTTATTGTCATTGCATTTGCGAAGTTTTATTTTCTGAGAAAAGTAAGGGCTGCAAAATGA
- a CDS encoding molecular chaperone, with amino-acid sequence MDITANRNAMYGLVSRIFLIEMDPDTLARIEKLPNFKELFPNYYEWEERQKRSRYKLINELLNVDFTDIAIMHLIPYETFYIREDGMIESGGANPVLQVYNDFGYRVDYEKARVVSADHIGVELEFMNLLTNAQKKAEEEGDGEAVQKIKEEQKQFLQNHLLQFAPMYLINVAEQARTPFYKDAAKLTLEFILEDNEYLSQTC; translated from the coding sequence GTGGATATTACTGCAAATAGAAATGCAATGTATGGACTTGTTTCTCGAATTTTTCTTATCGAAATGGATCCGGATACACTTGCAAGAATTGAAAAACTCCCCAATTTCAAAGAGCTTTTTCCGAACTATTATGAATGGGAAGAGCGACAAAAAAGAAGCAGATATAAATTGATCAATGAACTTCTTAATGTTGATTTTACAGATATTGCTATTATGCACCTTATTCCTTATGAAACTTTCTATATAAGAGAGGATGGTATGATAGAAAGTGGTGGTGCAAATCCTGTTCTTCAAGTCTATAACGATTTTGGTTACAGAGTCGATTATGAAAAGGCTAGAGTTGTAAGTGCTGATCACATTGGTGTAGAGCTTGAGTTTATGAATCTTTTGACGAATGCTCAAAAAAAGGCCGAGGAGGAAGGAGATGGAGAAGCAGTGCAAAAGATAAAAGAGGAGCAAAAACAGTTTTTGCAAAATCATCTACTTCAATTTGCACCAATGTATTTGATCAATGTAGCAGAGCAGGCACGTACGCCTTTTTACAAAGATGCTGCAAAACTGACACTTGAATTTATTCTTGAAGATAATGAGTATTTGAGTCAAACATGCTAA
- a CDS encoding 4Fe-4S dicluster domain-containing protein, which yields MLKLNPSSCVRYYSKLSECNKCEAICPVEAVETKEAGIAIYQDKCVECGGCVGVCPTEALELSDFNVTNFFFEFLNQDEQVISCKTNFVCLAALGTEYMIALGIVKDIVLDIGHCPTCELKEKCFPAIEDMLNEANYVLQTIGGKEIKAESLVKTKETEPNRREFFNLFSLKKVAQAKSEFESKLEALDNPEIALDAAGAKAIKEKSIPNKRKLLFTLLKKMGKPDEYKILENRYLSFTSDKTVDETCDNCSICYRICPTEALSTTRKMDAILFDPLLCVRCHLCHDVCEKKSIQLAETFDTKEFFEPSQKILAKFNVVRCIDCGNFFTYTGGEQVCPRCKIEEEEAKTLWGIE from the coding sequence ATGCTAAAACTCAATCCCAGCAGTTGTGTCCGATACTACTCAAAACTGAGTGAATGTAATAAGTGTGAAGCAATTTGTCCGGTAGAAGCTGTTGAGACAAAAGAGGCTGGGATTGCCATTTATCAAGATAAGTGTGTGGAGTGTGGAGGATGTGTTGGTGTATGTCCCACAGAAGCTCTTGAATTAAGCGATTTTAATGTAACTAACTTCTTCTTTGAGTTTCTAAATCAAGACGAGCAAGTCATCAGCTGTAAAACAAATTTTGTCTGTCTGGCTGCACTTGGTACGGAGTATATGATCGCTTTGGGAATCGTAAAAGATATTGTTCTTGATATTGGGCATTGTCCAACATGTGAGTTGAAGGAGAAATGTTTTCCAGCGATAGAAGATATGCTCAATGAAGCTAATTATGTACTACAAACGATAGGTGGCAAAGAAATCAAAGCTGAGTCTTTGGTAAAAACAAAAGAGACTGAACCAAACAGAAGAGAGTTTTTCAATCTCTTTTCACTCAAAAAAGTGGCCCAAGCCAAAAGTGAGTTTGAATCAAAACTGGAAGCCCTGGACAATCCAGAGATTGCTCTCGATGCGGCAGGAGCCAAAGCGATCAAGGAAAAAAGCATTCCAAACAAAAGGAAGCTTCTTTTTACGCTTTTAAAAAAGATGGGAAAACCGGATGAATATAAGATACTTGAAAACAGATATCTAAGTTTTACATCGGATAAAACAGTTGATGAGACATGTGACAACTGCTCTATCTGCTATCGAATCTGTCCCACTGAAGCGCTCAGTACCACACGAAAAATGGATGCGATTTTGTTTGATCCGCTTTTGTGTGTTCGGTGTCATCTGTGTCACGATGTATGCGAAAAGAAGAGTATTCAGCTTGCCGAAACCTTCGACACGAAAGAGTTTTTTGAGCCTTCTCAGAAAATCTTGGCAAAATTCAATGTGGTTCGATGTATCGACTGTGGCAATTTCTTTACCTATACAGGAGGTGAACAGGTTTGCCCAAGGTGTAAGATAGAAGAGGAAGAGGCAAAAACTTTATGGGGGATAGAATGA